The genomic interval TTCGTGGTCCTTCTCGGTCTTTCCACAATACTTCTTGCCGTGTGTCGGCCTTCCCAAGGGTCCCCTTTCAACACAATGGTAAGTACTAAGTAGTACGTTGTGCAGCAAAGGCCAGACTTTTTCCCCTCCCTTCATCTTGATTTAGCCTTGAAGTTAATACTCACCTGCCTTTTGTGCTCAATTGCAGGACTTTGATTCCCTCGAGGAGTTTGGATCCAAGACCAAGCGGCCTTTTTGTAACGCCTTTACAGGTGAGCTTTGCATGTTCGACACAACCCAGATACGCCAACATCATTTTCGGACGCTAACATTTCcgtcaatttcaattgaaatcagtTTTGAACAAGTTCTCTTGAATTCTTGTCACATTTTGCCATTGACATGACAAATTACATATCTGACTCGATCAATCTGACTTTCATTTGGCTCAGGTTGCGGACGCAAACGCTCTGATCCCGATCTCGACCTGTCGAGTGACCTGGATCAAGAGGCTGAGCAGATTGGGGAGCACATGATCACAGGACTGAGCCCCATGGAACTGATGCAAACTCGGAAATTCGGCATGTCCAGTCTGAGACCAGAGGGTGGCCAACTTGGATTCTTTCCCGGATACTTGAAAAGGAAATAAGTGTCCCCTCAGACATCAGCCATCTTCTTCCCTCCTTCCATCCTCATTCTCAGACTACAATAAAGTAGgtatttcaaaatgcattaTATACAATACTTCAAACAAGAGCCAGACCAATGGAGTAAGAAAAAATCAGTTatggaattgaaaaacttaatcttgatcttgaactgAGAATATGCGATATACCGTACATGAGTGAGAATTGGAATAGAAGGTTTGGATTTGACTTGAATGAGGCGTGATTGTGTAAAAAATCGGAATATATGTCCGGTTTGAGACAAAGAGCCGTAGATTTGGTTTTAAgattgcattgatttttttgactcgTTGGACGTCTTCAGAAATTAAGGACCTGATGGTTAATACGTCATTCGTTCTCTATGCGAACATTTTACTTTATTTTTGTTGGAG from Tigriopus californicus strain San Diego chromosome 5, Tcal_SD_v2.1, whole genome shotgun sequence carries:
- the LOC131880553 gene encoding cardioactive peptide-like, whose amino-acid sequence is MKDNVGSFVVLLGLSTILLAVCRPSQGSPFNTMDFDSLEEFGSKTKRPFCNAFTGCGRKRSDPDLDLSSDLDQEAEQIGEHMITGLSPMELMQTRKFGMSSLRPEGGQLGFFPGYLKRK